One part of the Magallana gigas chromosome 5, xbMagGiga1.1, whole genome shotgun sequence genome encodes these proteins:
- the LOC105325138 gene encoding fez family zinc finger protein erm isoform X12, protein MNYQKVYMNQIYSSSIMRQVAQMWKNQLLCDAVIKTGNTQTKAHRLVLIAACPMLQHMENASVGSHLEVRLNSDIKQNSINTFLQYLYEGYMMLTEENCKDVEKIAKLLHADSVAKCCVDFQKCLNAKSGMSSYEGANFEVQDSVEFRYVCSTDIQKTVQDGAMKRSSESSGRPPSPGSKRARVQSGGPGMMGRVDDRFSMAHSYTQDPFERVPRLGSGYQQPKPQPGVIEILEDTIEMVTSEPPERDPDGWPRKSDRPPIQKSMSISVAGQVKGGDSDLQIIDVSSLSVPSQSKPSNTSRVRSDSTNDRPSTSYDISQPGRSTQRQSPYSSDQSQSPRTEVDGSFQRQQQQFSQSAAAKQTQPRAAPHPSHPPQLKHMSMSGVQNSQKSFAAGSPSQASFAAGSASQVSFTGVSSSQSNSPQIPPTPASTTAMSPRNVAETTPTLPSPTKSLTEASRRQQTVVIDQPPTDNAKQGQQAQEQSAHKSQEKDPVNQKSIEMHAEDVERLLAASEPVASQSGNTGEKSKESVADLTVIKIEEEDEEDTGGLDMYVDVPDDSKQPLNLGSRDDSTEQSEIEDPPGDWSREDFSNESGSFGADPNISWQDASFNKGTYVQVQHCTMAGTGQRRPIKFSRNFQEYDQSAPSQFTWFCYMCNKGFKSSSGYSIHKKIYHTVRPDFPKCPVCGKQFASASRLMRHQLSHSSSKAFTCKRCQKSYKYASSLKSHACADEV, encoded by the exons ATGAACTACCAGAAGGTGTACATGAACCAGATCTACTCGAGCTCCATCATGAGGCAGGTGGCTCAGATGTGGAAAAACCAGCTGCTGTGTGACGCAGTCATCAAGACAGGAAACACTCAAACAAAG GCTCACAGATTGGTCCTGATTGCTGCCTGCCCAATGCTTCAGCACATGGAAAATGCATCAGTAGGATCTCATCTGGAAGTACGACTCAATTCTGATATAAAACAGAACtctattaatacatttttgcaGTATTTGTATGAAGGCTATATGATGTTGACAGAAGAAAACTGCAAAGATGTTGAGAAAATTGCGAAACTTCTGCATGCGGACAGTGTAGCAAAATGCTGTGttgattttcaaaagtgtttaaaTGCTAAATCTGGTATGTCATCATATGAAGGTGCTAATTTTGAGGTGCAGGACAGTGTAGAATTCCGTTATGTCTGTTCTACAGACATACAAAAGACTGTGCAGGATGGTGCGATGAAGAGATCCTCTGAAAGCAGTGGAAGACCTCCTAGTCCAGGTAGCAAGAGGGCAAGAGTGCAGTCTGGGGGTCCAGGCATGATGGGTAGAGTTGATGATAGGTTCAGCATGGCACACAGTTACACACAAGACCCATTTGAACGTGTTCCAAGGCTTGGGTCAGGTTACCAACAACCAAAGCCACAACCAGGGGTAATCGAAATTCTAGAGGATACCATAGAGATGGTAACATCTGAACCTCCAGAAAGAGATCCAGATGGGTGGCCCAGGAAGTCAGATAGACCCCCTATCCAGAAAAGTATGTCTATATCTGTTGCTGGCCAGGTGAAAGGTGGAGACAGCGACTTACAGATAATAGATGTTTCAAGTTTATCAGTACCCTCACAAAGCAAACCATCAAATACCAGTAGAGTGCGTTCAGACTCTACAAATGATAGACCTTCTACAAGTTATGACATTTCACAGCCAGGAAGATCAACACAGAGACAGTCTCCATACAGTTCCGACCAGTCCCAGTCTCCAAGGACTGAAGTAGATGGATCTTTCCAAAGACAGCAACAACAGTTCAGCCAATCAGCAGCTGCTAAACAGACACAGCCAAGAGCAGCACCACACCCAAGTCACCCTCCACAGCTGAAGCACATGTCAATGTCTGGTGTACAAAACTCTCAAAAGTCCTTTGCTGCTGGCAGTCCTTCTCAAGCCAGCTTTGCTGCAGGCAGTGCATCGCAAGTTAGTTTTACAGGGGTTAGCAGTTCACAGTCAAACAGTCCTCAGATACCACCCACCCCTGCTAGCACTACTGCCATGAGTCCCAGGAATGTTGCAGAAACTACTCCAACATTGCCATCACCCACTAAATCCTTAACAGAAGCATCACGAAGACAACAAACAGTTGTGATTGACCAGCCTCCTACAGATAATGCTAAACAAGGTCAACAGGCACAAGAGCAATCGGCACACAAATCTCAAGAAAAAGACCCAGTTAATCAGAAATCCATTGAGATGCATGCTGAAGATGTAGAAAGGTTGCTGGCTGCATCTGAGCCTGTAGCTTCTCAGAG TGGGAATACTGGGGAAAAGTCTAAAGAGTCTGTTGCTGACTTGACTGTAATCAAGATAGAGGAGGAGGATGAGGAAGATACTGGGGGTCTGGACATGTATGTAGACGTCCCTGACGACAGCAAGCAGCCCCTTAATCTGGGCAGTCGGGACGATTCCACGGAACAGAGCGAAATAGAAGACCCTCCAGGGGACTGGTCGAGAGAAGATTTCTCCAATGAAAGTGGCAGTTTTGGTGCAGATCCAAATATCTCGTGGCAAGATGCATCCTTTAATAAAG GGACATATGTTCAAGTTCAACATTGCACAATGGCTGGTACGGGACAAAGACGTCCAATAAAATTTTCCCGGAATTTTCAGGAATATGACCAAAGTGCGCCCTCGCAGTTTACGTGGTTCTGTTACATGTGTAATAAAGGATTTAAATCCTCGTCTGGATATTCAATCCACAAAAAGATATACCACACAGTCAGACCGGATTTCCCAAAATGCCCCGTATGTGGAAAACAGTTCGCAAGTGCTAGTCGACTGATGCGGCACCAACTCTCCCACTCTAGTTCAAAGGCATTTACTTGTAAACGATGTCAAAAGTCGTACAAATATGCCAGCTCCCTTAAATCTCATGCGTGTGCCGATGAAGTATAG
- the LOC105325138 gene encoding myoneurin isoform X1: MNYQKVYMNQIYSSSIMRQVAQMWKNQLLCDAVIKTGNTQTKAHRLVLIAACPMLQHMENASVGSHLEVRLNSDIKQNSINTFLQYLYEGYMMLTEENCKDVEKIAKLLHADSVAKCCVDFQKCLNAKSGMSSYEGANFEVQDSVEFRYVCSTDIQKTVQDGAMKRSSESSGRPPSPGSKRARVQSGGPGMMGRVDDRFSMAHSYTQDPFERVPRLGSGYQQPKPQPGVIEILEDTIEMVTSEPPERDPDGWPRKSDRPPIQKSMSISVAGQVKGGDSDLQIIDVSSLSVPSQSKPSNTSRVRSDSTNDRPSTSYDISQPGRSTQRQSPYSSDQSQSPRTEVDGSFQRQQQQFSQSAAAKQTQPRAAPHPSHPPQLKHMSMSGVQNSQKSFAAGSPSQASFAAGSASQVSFTGVSSSQSNSPQIPPTPASTTAMSPRNVAETTPTLPSPTKSLTEASRRQQTVVIDQPPTDNAKQGQQAQEQSAHKSQEKDPVNQKSIEMHAEDVERLLAASEPVASQSGNTGEKSKESVADLTVIKIEEEDEEDTGGLDMYVDVPDDSKQPLNLGSRDDSTEQSEIEDPPGDWSREDFSNESGSFGADPNISWQDASFNKEPIEISKTKECCKKCGVSIEKSRIDFHMRNVHGLVEQCQSCHTYFDTHDQLLDHAISCHSPVENPSSHLVDLFVDNACKVCGHFVEPTNKLEHLRVYHGYIAMCEICPKYFKSREGYGHHMMMFHSDQSLSHPCSKCGKKFQTPSLLKRHMKIHSSSRPFVCKVCTMAFKFNWVLQNHLKRHEQGS, translated from the exons ATGAACTACCAGAAGGTGTACATGAACCAGATCTACTCGAGCTCCATCATGAGGCAGGTGGCTCAGATGTGGAAAAACCAGCTGCTGTGTGACGCAGTCATCAAGACAGGAAACACTCAAACAAAG GCTCACAGATTGGTCCTGATTGCTGCCTGCCCAATGCTTCAGCACATGGAAAATGCATCAGTAGGATCTCATCTGGAAGTACGACTCAATTCTGATATAAAACAGAACtctattaatacatttttgcaGTATTTGTATGAAGGCTATATGATGTTGACAGAAGAAAACTGCAAAGATGTTGAGAAAATTGCGAAACTTCTGCATGCGGACAGTGTAGCAAAATGCTGTGttgattttcaaaagtgtttaaaTGCTAAATCTGGTATGTCATCATATGAAGGTGCTAATTTTGAGGTGCAGGACAGTGTAGAATTCCGTTATGTCTGTTCTACAGACATACAAAAGACTGTGCAGGATGGTGCGATGAAGAGATCCTCTGAAAGCAGTGGAAGACCTCCTAGTCCAGGTAGCAAGAGGGCAAGAGTGCAGTCTGGGGGTCCAGGCATGATGGGTAGAGTTGATGATAGGTTCAGCATGGCACACAGTTACACACAAGACCCATTTGAACGTGTTCCAAGGCTTGGGTCAGGTTACCAACAACCAAAGCCACAACCAGGGGTAATCGAAATTCTAGAGGATACCATAGAGATGGTAACATCTGAACCTCCAGAAAGAGATCCAGATGGGTGGCCCAGGAAGTCAGATAGACCCCCTATCCAGAAAAGTATGTCTATATCTGTTGCTGGCCAGGTGAAAGGTGGAGACAGCGACTTACAGATAATAGATGTTTCAAGTTTATCAGTACCCTCACAAAGCAAACCATCAAATACCAGTAGAGTGCGTTCAGACTCTACAAATGATAGACCTTCTACAAGTTATGACATTTCACAGCCAGGAAGATCAACACAGAGACAGTCTCCATACAGTTCCGACCAGTCCCAGTCTCCAAGGACTGAAGTAGATGGATCTTTCCAAAGACAGCAACAACAGTTCAGCCAATCAGCAGCTGCTAAACAGACACAGCCAAGAGCAGCACCACACCCAAGTCACCCTCCACAGCTGAAGCACATGTCAATGTCTGGTGTACAAAACTCTCAAAAGTCCTTTGCTGCTGGCAGTCCTTCTCAAGCCAGCTTTGCTGCAGGCAGTGCATCGCAAGTTAGTTTTACAGGGGTTAGCAGTTCACAGTCAAACAGTCCTCAGATACCACCCACCCCTGCTAGCACTACTGCCATGAGTCCCAGGAATGTTGCAGAAACTACTCCAACATTGCCATCACCCACTAAATCCTTAACAGAAGCATCACGAAGACAACAAACAGTTGTGATTGACCAGCCTCCTACAGATAATGCTAAACAAGGTCAACAGGCACAAGAGCAATCGGCACACAAATCTCAAGAAAAAGACCCAGTTAATCAGAAATCCATTGAGATGCATGCTGAAGATGTAGAAAGGTTGCTGGCTGCATCTGAGCCTGTAGCTTCTCAGAG TGGGAATACTGGGGAAAAGTCTAAAGAGTCTGTTGCTGACTTGACTGTAATCAAGATAGAGGAGGAGGATGAGGAAGATACTGGGGGTCTGGACATGTATGTAGACGTCCCTGACGACAGCAAGCAGCCCCTTAATCTGGGCAGTCGGGACGATTCCACGGAACAGAGCGAAATAGAAGACCCTCCAGGGGACTGGTCGAGAGAAGATTTCTCCAATGAAAGTGGCAGTTTTGGTGCAGATCCAAATATCTCGTGGCAAGATGCATCCTTTAATAAAG AACCTATCGAGATTTCAAAAACCAAAGAGTGTTGCAAGAAATGTGGAGTGTCGATTGAAAAGTCCCGGATAGACTTCCATATGAGGAACGTCCATGGACTCGTGGAACAGTGTCAGTCATGCCACACTTACTTTGACACGCACGACCAGCTGCTAGATCATGCAATTTCCTGTCATTCACCTGTTGAAAACCCGTCTTCACATCTTGTCGACCTGTTTGTTGATAATGCTTGCAAGGTGTGCGGACATTTTGTGGAACCCACTAATAAGTTGGAACACTTGCGAGTCTATCACGGTTATATAGCAATGTGTGAAATTTGTCCAAAGTATTTTAAGTCAAGAGAGGGATATGGACACCATATGATGATGTTTCATTCTGATCAGAGTCTAAGCCACCCGTGTTCGAAATGTGGTAAGAAATTTCAAACCCCAAGTCTGCTGAAGAGACACATGAAGATTCACTCTTCCTCGAGACCTTTCGTCTGCAAAGTTTGTACGATGGCATTTAAATTCAATTGGGTATTACAGAATCACTTGAAACGCCATGAACAGGgatcataa
- the LOC105325138 gene encoding zinc finger and BTB domain-containing protein 5 isoform X17, whose product MNYQKVYMNQIYSSSIMRQVAQMWKNQLLCDAVIKTGNTQTKAHRLVLIAACPMLQHMENASVGSHLEVRLNSDIKQNSINTFLQYLYEGYMMLTEENCKDVEKIAKLLHADSVAKCCVDFQKCLNAKSGMSSYEGANFEVQDSVEFRYVCSTDIQKTVQDGAMKRSSESSGRPPSPGSKRARVQSGGPGMMGRVDDRFSMAHSYTQDPFERVPRLGSGYQQPKPQPGVIEILEDTIEMVTSEPPERDPDGWPRKSDRPPIQKSMSISVAGQVKGGDSDLQIIDVSSLSVPSQSKPSNTSRVRSDSTNDRPSTSYDISQPGRSTQRQSPYSSDQSQSPRTEVDGSFQRQQQQFSQSAAAKQTQPRAAPHPSHPPQLKHMSMSGVQNSQKSFAAGSPSQASFAAGSASQVSFTGVSSSQSNSPQIPPTPASTTAMSPRNVAETTPTLPSPTKSLTEASRRQQTVVIDQPPTDNAKQGQQAQEQSAHKSQEKDPVNQKSIEMHAEDVERLLAASEPVASQSGNTGEKSKESVADLTVIKIEEEDEEDTGGLDMYVDVPDDSKQPLNLGSRDDSTEQSEIEDPPGDWSREDFSNESGSFGADPNISWQDASFNKDCPGNGRLLVYRDQFGSEHVARRLENNKDKYCYFCKINRVKTKSGYNIKSRFKCSKCDVSLCLGERMNRNCFYMYHEMLRNKAK is encoded by the exons ATGAACTACCAGAAGGTGTACATGAACCAGATCTACTCGAGCTCCATCATGAGGCAGGTGGCTCAGATGTGGAAAAACCAGCTGCTGTGTGACGCAGTCATCAAGACAGGAAACACTCAAACAAAG GCTCACAGATTGGTCCTGATTGCTGCCTGCCCAATGCTTCAGCACATGGAAAATGCATCAGTAGGATCTCATCTGGAAGTACGACTCAATTCTGATATAAAACAGAACtctattaatacatttttgcaGTATTTGTATGAAGGCTATATGATGTTGACAGAAGAAAACTGCAAAGATGTTGAGAAAATTGCGAAACTTCTGCATGCGGACAGTGTAGCAAAATGCTGTGttgattttcaaaagtgtttaaaTGCTAAATCTGGTATGTCATCATATGAAGGTGCTAATTTTGAGGTGCAGGACAGTGTAGAATTCCGTTATGTCTGTTCTACAGACATACAAAAGACTGTGCAGGATGGTGCGATGAAGAGATCCTCTGAAAGCAGTGGAAGACCTCCTAGTCCAGGTAGCAAGAGGGCAAGAGTGCAGTCTGGGGGTCCAGGCATGATGGGTAGAGTTGATGATAGGTTCAGCATGGCACACAGTTACACACAAGACCCATTTGAACGTGTTCCAAGGCTTGGGTCAGGTTACCAACAACCAAAGCCACAACCAGGGGTAATCGAAATTCTAGAGGATACCATAGAGATGGTAACATCTGAACCTCCAGAAAGAGATCCAGATGGGTGGCCCAGGAAGTCAGATAGACCCCCTATCCAGAAAAGTATGTCTATATCTGTTGCTGGCCAGGTGAAAGGTGGAGACAGCGACTTACAGATAATAGATGTTTCAAGTTTATCAGTACCCTCACAAAGCAAACCATCAAATACCAGTAGAGTGCGTTCAGACTCTACAAATGATAGACCTTCTACAAGTTATGACATTTCACAGCCAGGAAGATCAACACAGAGACAGTCTCCATACAGTTCCGACCAGTCCCAGTCTCCAAGGACTGAAGTAGATGGATCTTTCCAAAGACAGCAACAACAGTTCAGCCAATCAGCAGCTGCTAAACAGACACAGCCAAGAGCAGCACCACACCCAAGTCACCCTCCACAGCTGAAGCACATGTCAATGTCTGGTGTACAAAACTCTCAAAAGTCCTTTGCTGCTGGCAGTCCTTCTCAAGCCAGCTTTGCTGCAGGCAGTGCATCGCAAGTTAGTTTTACAGGGGTTAGCAGTTCACAGTCAAACAGTCCTCAGATACCACCCACCCCTGCTAGCACTACTGCCATGAGTCCCAGGAATGTTGCAGAAACTACTCCAACATTGCCATCACCCACTAAATCCTTAACAGAAGCATCACGAAGACAACAAACAGTTGTGATTGACCAGCCTCCTACAGATAATGCTAAACAAGGTCAACAGGCACAAGAGCAATCGGCACACAAATCTCAAGAAAAAGACCCAGTTAATCAGAAATCCATTGAGATGCATGCTGAAGATGTAGAAAGGTTGCTGGCTGCATCTGAGCCTGTAGCTTCTCAGAG TGGGAATACTGGGGAAAAGTCTAAAGAGTCTGTTGCTGACTTGACTGTAATCAAGATAGAGGAGGAGGATGAGGAAGATACTGGGGGTCTGGACATGTATGTAGACGTCCCTGACGACAGCAAGCAGCCCCTTAATCTGGGCAGTCGGGACGATTCCACGGAACAGAGCGAAATAGAAGACCCTCCAGGGGACTGGTCGAGAGAAGATTTCTCCAATGAAAGTGGCAGTTTTGGTGCAGATCCAAATATCTCGTGGCAAGATGCATCCTTTAATAAAG ATTGCCCAGGAAATGGGAGACTTCTTGTTTATCGAGACCAATTTGGTTCAGAACACGTGGCCAGAAGACTTGAGAATAACAAGgacaaatattgttatttttgtaagattaataGAGTAAAAACCAAGTCTGGGTACAATATCAAATCACGGTTTAAGTGTTCGAAATGTGATGTCAGTCTTTGCCTTGGCGAGAGAATGAATCGAAAttgcttttacatgtatcatgaaaTGCTAAGAAACAAAGCAAAGTAG
- the LOC105325138 gene encoding myoneurin isoform X9: MNYQKVYMNQIYSSSIMRQVAQMWKNQLLCDAVIKTGNTQTKAHRLVLIAACPMLQHMENASVGSHLEVRLNSDIKQNSINTFLQYLYEGYMMLTEENCKDVEKIAKLLHADSVAKCCVDFQKCLNAKSGMSSYEGANFEVQDSVEFRYVCSTDIQKTVQDGAMKRSSESSGRPPSPGSKRARVQSGGPGMMGRVDDRFSMAHSYTQDPFERVPRLGSGYQQPKPQPGVIEILEDTIEMVTSEPPERDPDGWPRKSDRPPIQKSMSISVAGQVKGGDSDLQIIDVSSLSVPSQSKPSNTSRVRSDSTNDRPSTSYDISQPGRSTQRQSPYSSDQSQSPRTEVDGSFQRQQQQFSQSAAAKQTQPRAAPHPSHPPQLKHMSMSGVQNSQKSFAAGSPSQASFAAGSASQVSFTGVSSSQSNSPQIPPTPASTTAMSPRNVAETTPTLPSPTKSLTEASRRQQTVVIDQPPTDNAKQGQQAQEQSAHKSQEKDPVNQKSIEMHAEDVERLLAASEPVASQSGNTGEKSKESVADLTVIKIEEEDEEDTGGLDMYVDVPDDSKQPLNLGSRDDSTEQSEIEDPPGDWSREDFSNESGSFGADPNISWQDASFNKGSSVAFHSPPQKGVLSCPECNAAFSSMRYLIEHRKVDHKSVYVAFCDACGKGFKSASGYHIHKKMFHSAECNYPMCKICGKKFASSSRLLVHLRSHSDQRNFFCSKCGKSFKYEGCLKKHGDTCR, encoded by the exons ATGAACTACCAGAAGGTGTACATGAACCAGATCTACTCGAGCTCCATCATGAGGCAGGTGGCTCAGATGTGGAAAAACCAGCTGCTGTGTGACGCAGTCATCAAGACAGGAAACACTCAAACAAAG GCTCACAGATTGGTCCTGATTGCTGCCTGCCCAATGCTTCAGCACATGGAAAATGCATCAGTAGGATCTCATCTGGAAGTACGACTCAATTCTGATATAAAACAGAACtctattaatacatttttgcaGTATTTGTATGAAGGCTATATGATGTTGACAGAAGAAAACTGCAAAGATGTTGAGAAAATTGCGAAACTTCTGCATGCGGACAGTGTAGCAAAATGCTGTGttgattttcaaaagtgtttaaaTGCTAAATCTGGTATGTCATCATATGAAGGTGCTAATTTTGAGGTGCAGGACAGTGTAGAATTCCGTTATGTCTGTTCTACAGACATACAAAAGACTGTGCAGGATGGTGCGATGAAGAGATCCTCTGAAAGCAGTGGAAGACCTCCTAGTCCAGGTAGCAAGAGGGCAAGAGTGCAGTCTGGGGGTCCAGGCATGATGGGTAGAGTTGATGATAGGTTCAGCATGGCACACAGTTACACACAAGACCCATTTGAACGTGTTCCAAGGCTTGGGTCAGGTTACCAACAACCAAAGCCACAACCAGGGGTAATCGAAATTCTAGAGGATACCATAGAGATGGTAACATCTGAACCTCCAGAAAGAGATCCAGATGGGTGGCCCAGGAAGTCAGATAGACCCCCTATCCAGAAAAGTATGTCTATATCTGTTGCTGGCCAGGTGAAAGGTGGAGACAGCGACTTACAGATAATAGATGTTTCAAGTTTATCAGTACCCTCACAAAGCAAACCATCAAATACCAGTAGAGTGCGTTCAGACTCTACAAATGATAGACCTTCTACAAGTTATGACATTTCACAGCCAGGAAGATCAACACAGAGACAGTCTCCATACAGTTCCGACCAGTCCCAGTCTCCAAGGACTGAAGTAGATGGATCTTTCCAAAGACAGCAACAACAGTTCAGCCAATCAGCAGCTGCTAAACAGACACAGCCAAGAGCAGCACCACACCCAAGTCACCCTCCACAGCTGAAGCACATGTCAATGTCTGGTGTACAAAACTCTCAAAAGTCCTTTGCTGCTGGCAGTCCTTCTCAAGCCAGCTTTGCTGCAGGCAGTGCATCGCAAGTTAGTTTTACAGGGGTTAGCAGTTCACAGTCAAACAGTCCTCAGATACCACCCACCCCTGCTAGCACTACTGCCATGAGTCCCAGGAATGTTGCAGAAACTACTCCAACATTGCCATCACCCACTAAATCCTTAACAGAAGCATCACGAAGACAACAAACAGTTGTGATTGACCAGCCTCCTACAGATAATGCTAAACAAGGTCAACAGGCACAAGAGCAATCGGCACACAAATCTCAAGAAAAAGACCCAGTTAATCAGAAATCCATTGAGATGCATGCTGAAGATGTAGAAAGGTTGCTGGCTGCATCTGAGCCTGTAGCTTCTCAGAG TGGGAATACTGGGGAAAAGTCTAAAGAGTCTGTTGCTGACTTGACTGTAATCAAGATAGAGGAGGAGGATGAGGAAGATACTGGGGGTCTGGACATGTATGTAGACGTCCCTGACGACAGCAAGCAGCCCCTTAATCTGGGCAGTCGGGACGATTCCACGGAACAGAGCGAAATAGAAGACCCTCCAGGGGACTGGTCGAGAGAAGATTTCTCCAATGAAAGTGGCAGTTTTGGTGCAGATCCAAATATCTCGTGGCAAGATGCATCCTTTAATAAAG GATCCTCTGTGGCGTTCCATAGTCCACCACAGAAAGGTGTTCTCTCCTGCCCAGAGTGTAACGCCGCTTTTTCCAGCATGCGGTATCTTATAGAACACAGGAAGGTGGACCATAAGTCGGTGTACGTAGCTTTTTGCGATGCATGTGGGAAAGGCTTCAAATCGGCCTCGGGATACCACATCCATAAGAAAATGTTTCACAGTGCAGAATGCAACTACCCGATGTGCAAGATTTGTGGAAAGAAATTCGCAAGTTCGAGTCGACTTCTCGTTCATTTGAGATCGCATTCAGATCAGAGAAACTTTTTCTGCTCGAAGTGTGGAAAGTCTTTCAAATACGAAGGATGTCTGAAAAAACACGGCGACACTTGTAGATAG